The Rubrivirga sp. SAORIC476 genome contains a region encoding:
- a CDS encoding pyridoxal phosphate-dependent aminotransferase yields MKPLAARTDALRQSDIRAVTFEVNRVGGINLGQGICDLATPTPIVEATVAALRDGSQIYTAYNGTQALREAIADKAMSFNGIPVEGPESVVVSTGSTGAFLATVLTLFEPGDEVILFEPFYGYHAGILRLHGIRPVAVPLTKGGGRWTFDPDRLADAIADRTKAVLVCTPANPSGKVWSEDELAALYAEVERHDLWVLTDEIYEHMVYDGRRHLSPASRDGAYERTITLSGFSKTFNMTGWRLGYAVAPAEVAEKIGLVNDLTTICAPAPLQHGLAAALPLPEAYYTQMLADYTAKRTRMVDALRACGFDADPPEGAYYVLAGLGDRLGTPGFENARTATTTLIETAGVACVPGPSFFADPADGDGHLRFCYAKEASVLDEACDRLVDAFG; encoded by the coding sequence ATGAAGCCGCTCGCCGCCCGCACCGACGCCCTCCGCCAGTCCGACATCCGGGCGGTCACCTTCGAGGTCAACCGCGTCGGAGGCATCAACCTCGGGCAGGGGATCTGTGACCTGGCCACGCCCACGCCCATCGTGGAGGCAACGGTGGCGGCGCTCCGCGACGGCTCGCAGATCTACACGGCCTACAACGGAACGCAGGCGCTCCGCGAAGCCATTGCCGACAAGGCCATGTCGTTCAACGGCATCCCGGTCGAGGGGCCCGAGTCGGTGGTCGTGTCGACGGGCTCGACGGGCGCGTTCCTGGCGACTGTGCTGACGCTGTTCGAGCCGGGCGACGAGGTGATTCTGTTCGAGCCGTTTTACGGCTACCACGCAGGCATTCTGCGGCTCCACGGCATCCGCCCCGTGGCCGTCCCGCTGACGAAGGGCGGGGGGCGGTGGACGTTCGACCCCGACCGGCTGGCCGATGCCATCGCCGACCGCACCAAGGCCGTGCTCGTCTGCACGCCCGCCAACCCGTCGGGCAAGGTCTGGTCCGAGGATGAACTGGCCGCCCTCTACGCAGAGGTGGAGCGGCACGACCTGTGGGTGCTCACCGACGAGATCTACGAGCACATGGTCTACGACGGGCGCCGCCACTTGTCGCCCGCCTCCCGCGACGGCGCCTACGAGCGGACGATCACGCTGTCGGGCTTCTCGAAGACGTTCAACATGACCGGCTGGCGGCTGGGCTACGCCGTGGCCCCCGCCGAGGTGGCCGAGAAAATCGGGCTGGTCAACGACCTGACGACGATCTGCGCCCCGGCCCCGCTCCAGCACGGCCTGGCCGCCGCGCTCCCGCTGCCCGAGGCCTACTACACCCAGATGCTGGCCGACTACACGGCCAAGCGGACGCGCATGGTGGACGCGCTCCGCGCCTGCGGCTTCGACGCCGATCCGCCCGAGGGGGCCTACTACGTCTTGGCCGGCCTCGGCGACCGCCTGGGCACGCCCGGCTTCGAGAACGCGCGCACGGCCACGACGACGCTGATCGAGACCGCGGGCGTCGCCTGCGTCCCCGGCCCGTCGTTCTTCGCCGACCCGGCCGACGGCGACGGGCACCTGCGGTTCTGCTACGCCAAGGAGGCCTCCGTCCTGGACGAGGCCTGCGACCGGCTGGTCGACGCCTTCGGGTAG
- a CDS encoding DegT/DnrJ/EryC1/StrS aminotransferase family protein, translated as MSLQMVDLRAQIEATRPEIDAALAAVLDRGAFVRGPFVAAFEEELAAYVTGLGAEHEVHALGVANGTDALQIALMALGVGVGDEVICPAFTFVATAEAAALLGATPVFADIDPDTFNLDPAGVEAAITERTKAVVPVHLFGQCADMTALRTVCDAHGLPLVEDMAQAVGATWSGRPAGTLGALGTLSFYPSKNLGAFGDGGAILTTDAALADRVRQIANHGAAKKYHHTAVGVNSRLDAMQAAILSVHLRHLPVWTDARRAAASLYDEAFAEVDEVVRPVRRDEARHVFHQYTLRVPAGARDAIAADLRARGVPTMIYYPEPLHVMEPYRADVHLPETDRACAEVLSLPMHPHLSPADVTRVADAVRASLASVLPAVAA; from the coding sequence ATGTCCCTCCAGATGGTCGATCTGCGCGCGCAGATCGAGGCCACCCGCCCCGAGATCGACGCGGCCCTTGCCGCCGTGCTGGACCGAGGCGCCTTCGTCCGCGGCCCCTTCGTCGCTGCCTTCGAGGAGGAACTGGCGGCCTACGTCACCGGGCTCGGCGCCGAACACGAGGTCCATGCATTGGGCGTCGCCAACGGGACGGACGCGCTCCAGATCGCGCTGATGGCGCTCGGCGTGGGCGTCGGCGACGAGGTGATCTGCCCGGCGTTCACGTTCGTCGCCACCGCCGAGGCCGCCGCGCTGCTCGGCGCGACGCCCGTCTTCGCGGACATCGACCCGGACACATTCAACCTCGACCCGGCGGGCGTCGAGGCCGCGATCACGGAGCGCACGAAGGCCGTCGTTCCGGTCCACCTGTTTGGCCAATGCGCCGACATGACGGCGTTGCGGACCGTCTGCGACGCGCACGGCCTCCCCCTCGTCGAGGACATGGCCCAGGCGGTCGGCGCGACGTGGAGCGGACGCCCGGCGGGCACGCTCGGCGCCCTCGGGACGCTCTCGTTCTATCCGTCCAAGAACCTCGGTGCGTTCGGCGACGGCGGCGCCATCCTGACGACCGACGCCGCGCTGGCCGACCGCGTCCGCCAGATCGCGAATCACGGGGCGGCGAAGAAGTACCACCACACGGCGGTGGGCGTGAACAGCCGGCTGGACGCGATGCAGGCCGCGATCCTGTCCGTCCACCTGCGCCACCTGCCCGTCTGGACCGACGCCCGTCGCGCGGCGGCGTCCCTGTACGACGAGGCGTTCGCCGAGGTGGACGAGGTCGTCCGTCCCGTCCGCCGGGACGAGGCGCGGCACGTCTTCCACCAGTACACCCTGCGCGTCCCCGCCGGGGCCCGCGACGCGATCGCGGCCGACCTGAGAGCCCGTGGCGTGCCGACGATGATCTACTACCCGGAGCCGCTCCACGTCATGGAGCCGTACCGTGCCGACGTGCACCTGCCCGAGACCGACCGCGCGTGCGCCGAGGTGCTCTCGCTCCCGATGCACCCCCACCTCTCCCCCGCCGACGTGACGCGCGTCGCCGACGCCGTCCGCGCGTCGCTGGCGTCGGTCCTCCCCGCCGTCGCGGCCTAG
- a CDS encoding LytTR family DNA-binding domain-containing protein: MSALRALVADDEPLARETVRMLLDGVADVDLLWEAVDGRAAVDAIHRLSPDLVFLDVQMPHLDGFGVVEAVGPDKMPATVFVTAFDDHALRAFDAAAIDYLVKPYDDARFFRALDKARAHCGSREPLPERLRQLLDEHASPGIDRLLVRTGDKLVVVPTEALDWAEAAGDYVALHVGPREHLLRDTLSGLEARLDGRRFVRIHRSTLVQVDRVRDVRLTAAGDARVRLRDGTELRASRRYWKDLEKRLGG, from the coding sequence GTGAGCGCCCTCCGCGCCCTGGTCGCCGACGACGAGCCGCTCGCCCGCGAGACGGTCCGGATGCTGCTCGACGGCGTCGCGGACGTGGACCTGCTGTGGGAGGCGGTCGATGGCCGGGCCGCGGTCGATGCCATCCACCGGCTCTCGCCGGACCTCGTGTTTCTGGACGTCCAGATGCCTCACCTCGACGGGTTCGGCGTGGTCGAGGCCGTCGGGCCGGACAAGATGCCCGCGACGGTCTTCGTGACTGCCTTCGACGACCACGCGCTCCGGGCCTTCGACGCGGCGGCCATCGACTACCTCGTGAAGCCGTACGACGACGCTCGATTCTTCCGGGCGCTCGATAAGGCCCGCGCGCACTGCGGCTCTCGGGAGCCGCTCCCGGAGCGCCTCCGCCAGTTGCTGGACGAGCACGCGTCGCCGGGCATCGACCGGCTCCTCGTCCGGACGGGCGACAAGCTGGTCGTGGTGCCGACCGAGGCCCTCGACTGGGCCGAGGCGGCGGGCGACTACGTCGCGCTCCACGTCGGCCCGCGCGAGCACCTGCTGCGCGACACGCTCTCGGGGCTGGAGGCGCGGCTCGACGGGCGTCGCTTCGTCCGCATCCACCGCTCGACGCTGGTCCAGGTGGACCGCGTCCGCGACGTGCGGCTGACGGCGGCGGGCGACGCGAGGGTCCGTCTGCGGGATGGGACGGAGCTCAGGGCGTCGCGCCGCTACTGGAAGGACCTCGAGAAGCGGCTGGGGGGGTGA
- a CDS encoding Gfo/Idh/MocA family protein: protein MSSFAFTDSVRLGQIGVGRWGRNLLRNLAALPAADVAAVCDPSDPALAEAARLVPNARATRNADAVLGDDAIEAVVIATETPLHFEMAEAALLAGKHVFVEKPLAQTVAQAERLVALADERGRTLMVGHLLRYHPAFRHVEELAEAGALGDLRYLYSVRVNLGVVRQKENAFDSLAPHDLAVARALLGEATAVTAQGRAFLQEGVEDVVFATVEYGGGTLAHIHASWLDPHKVRRTTLVGSQKMAVVDDMEPAEKLRVYDKGVDTVAGSADLAGTLAVRTGEIAVPFLPPAEPLRLEMEEFLSAIRQHRPARTDGVDGLEVVRVLDAARVSLREGRRVEITR from the coding sequence GTGTCCTCGTTCGCCTTCACCGACTCCGTCCGCCTCGGCCAGATCGGCGTCGGCCGGTGGGGGCGCAACCTGCTCCGCAACCTGGCGGCGCTGCCCGCGGCCGACGTCGCCGCCGTGTGCGACCCGTCGGACCCCGCCCTCGCCGAGGCGGCCCGGCTCGTCCCCAACGCCCGCGCCACACGCAACGCGGACGCTGTCCTGGGAGATGACGCCATCGAGGCGGTCGTGATCGCGACCGAGACGCCGCTCCACTTCGAGATGGCCGAGGCGGCGCTCCTCGCGGGCAAGCACGTGTTCGTCGAGAAGCCGCTCGCCCAGACTGTCGCGCAGGCCGAGCGGCTGGTGGCGCTGGCCGACGAGCGCGGCCGGACGCTGATGGTGGGCCACCTGCTGCGCTACCACCCGGCGTTCCGCCACGTCGAGGAGTTGGCCGAGGCGGGCGCCCTGGGCGACCTGCGCTACCTCTACAGCGTCCGCGTCAACCTGGGCGTGGTACGGCAGAAGGAGAACGCCTTCGACAGCCTGGCGCCGCACGACCTGGCCGTGGCGCGGGCCCTCCTGGGCGAGGCGACCGCGGTGACGGCGCAGGGCCGGGCGTTCCTCCAAGAGGGCGTCGAGGACGTGGTGTTCGCGACCGTCGAGTACGGCGGCGGCACCCTCGCCCACATCCACGCCTCCTGGCTCGACCCCCACAAGGTCCGCCGGACGACGCTCGTCGGCAGCCAGAAGATGGCCGTCGTGGACGACATGGAGCCGGCCGAGAAGCTCCGCGTCTACGACAAGGGCGTCGACACCGTGGCCGGGTCGGCCGACCTCGCCGGGACGCTCGCAGTCCGCACGGGCGAGATCGCGGTCCCCTTCCTCCCCCCCGCCGAGCCGCTGCGGCTGGAGATGGAGGAGTTCCTGTCCGCCATCCGCCAGCACCGCCCGGCCCGCACGGACGGCGTCGACGGGCTGGAGGTCGTCCGCGTGCTGGACGCCGCGCGCGTGTCGCTCCGGGAAGGACGGCGCGTCGAGATCACTCGCTGA
- a CDS encoding fasciclin domain-containing protein, with translation MRLRSLLLALLALPLAASAQHDDIVDIASANDDFSTLVAAVQAADLVDVLKSDGPFTVFAPTNAAFARLGDDAIERLLRPENRAQLTAILTYHVVPGRFTADRISALDELETVNGESLSLGVRVDDAELVATDIRASNGIVHVIDRVLMPREMPAPARRRSSHH, from the coding sequence ATGCGCCTCCGCAGTCTCCTCCTCGCCCTCCTCGCTCTTCCGCTGGCGGCCTCCGCCCAACACGACGACATCGTCGACATCGCCTCCGCCAACGACGACTTCTCGACGCTCGTCGCCGCCGTCCAGGCCGCCGACCTGGTCGACGTGCTCAAAAGCGACGGCCCGTTCACGGTGTTCGCGCCGACCAACGCCGCCTTCGCCCGCCTCGGCGACGACGCCATCGAGCGGCTCCTCCGCCCCGAGAACCGCGCCCAACTGACGGCCATCCTGACGTATCACGTCGTGCCGGGCCGCTTCACGGCGGATCGGATCTCCGCCCTCGACGAACTCGAGACGGTCAACGGCGAGTCGCTGTCGCTCGGCGTCCGGGTCGACGACGCGGAACTGGTCGCGACCGACATCCGGGCGTCGAACGGCATCGTCCACGTCATCGACCGGGTGTTGATGCCGCGCGAGATGCCAGCCCCGGCCCGCCGCCGGTCCTCGCACCACTGA
- a CDS encoding DUF4139 domain-containing protein yields MRPVLLALALLLAVPADAQSPVISTPESREAVSLTVYNGGFAVVREVRPLMLSRGVTTLRFEGVPSQIDATSLSLASLTDPGSLSVLEQNYQYNLIGTNSVLDAAVGQRIRIIRQVGESTVVDTGVLLSQPNQGRIIRTDDGRVLVNPEGTIELLTLPEGLLSRPSLLWRLESDRAGEQRVEARYLTNGMTWKADYVAVVNEAENRVDLTGWVTLQNNSGATYPDATLQLIAGDVRRVQPNRPEMMYDAMAEAAPVMARMQSAPQQEAFFEYHLYSFPNPTTIADRETKQLELLSAADVGVSRRLIFDGSGQYFPFYRAPRPGAVGNEMSAAVVLEVENAETNNMGMPLPAGIVRVYKADRRGNLQFLGEDQIDHTPRNETVRLYVGDAFDVVGTRREMGNRRINDRTREITVEVEVRNRKETATEVDVVERVFWGDWEITDSNVEATRLDARTAQFTVPLAPDETVTVRYTARLRN; encoded by the coding sequence ATGCGCCCCGTCCTCCTCGCCCTCGCCCTCCTCCTTGCCGTGCCTGCCGACGCCCAGTCGCCCGTCATCTCGACGCCCGAGAGCCGGGAGGCCGTCTCGCTGACCGTCTACAACGGCGGCTTCGCCGTCGTGCGCGAGGTCCGGCCGCTCATGCTGAGCCGGGGCGTGACGACGCTGCGGTTCGAGGGCGTGCCCTCCCAGATCGACGCGACCAGCCTGTCGCTGGCCTCGCTCACCGACCCCGGCTCGCTGTCGGTGCTGGAGCAGAACTACCAGTACAACCTGATCGGCACCAACTCCGTCCTCGACGCGGCCGTCGGGCAGCGCATCCGGATCATCCGGCAGGTCGGCGAGAGCACGGTCGTGGACACGGGCGTGCTGCTGAGCCAGCCCAACCAGGGCCGCATCATCCGAACCGACGACGGGCGCGTGCTGGTCAACCCGGAGGGCACCATCGAGTTGCTGACGCTGCCCGAGGGGCTGCTGAGCCGCCCGTCGCTCCTGTGGCGGCTGGAGTCCGACCGCGCCGGCGAGCAGCGCGTCGAGGCGCGCTACCTCACCAACGGCATGACCTGGAAGGCCGACTACGTGGCTGTGGTCAACGAGGCCGAGAACCGGGTCGACCTGACGGGCTGGGTGACGCTCCAGAACAACTCGGGCGCGACCTACCCGGACGCCACGCTCCAGTTGATCGCGGGCGACGTGCGCCGCGTCCAGCCCAACCGTCCCGAGATGATGTACGACGCGATGGCCGAGGCCGCACCGGTCATGGCCCGCATGCAGTCGGCCCCGCAGCAGGAGGCCTTCTTCGAGTACCACCTGTACAGCTTCCCCAACCCGACCACCATCGCGGACCGGGAGACGAAGCAGCTCGAGCTGCTCTCGGCGGCCGATGTGGGCGTGAGCCGCCGGCTCATCTTCGACGGCAGCGGACAGTACTTCCCGTTCTACCGCGCCCCGCGGCCCGGCGCCGTCGGCAACGAGATGAGCGCGGCCGTCGTGCTGGAGGTCGAGAACGCCGAGACCAACAACATGGGGATGCCGCTCCCGGCGGGCATCGTCCGCGTCTACAAGGCGGACCGGCGCGGCAACCTGCAGTTCCTCGGCGAGGACCAGATCGACCACACGCCGCGCAACGAGACCGTCCGCCTCTACGTGGGCGACGCCTTCGACGTGGTCGGCACGCGGCGCGAGATGGGCAACCGCCGCATCAACGACCGGACGCGCGAGATCACCGTCGAGGTGGAGGTCCGCAACCGGAAGGAGACCGCCACCGAGGTGGACGTGGTCGAGCGCGTCTTCTGGGGCGACTGGGAGATCACTGACTCGAACGTTGAGGCCACCCGCCTCGACGCCCGCACGGCCCAGTTCACGGTCCCGCTCGCGCCTGACGAGACCGTGACGGTCCGCTACACGGCGCGGCTGCGGAACTAG
- a CDS encoding sensor histidine kinase: MALPASAPSVSVARTLEEPRAPWPYTRAAVVVAALWAVPAVIALGQISIEQTLAGEPVAWRLALWTTLPNWLLWALLTPPVVWLAARVGPQEPVWQIVAAHVAGAAVALGVHAAGNVAAFRFAGLPSDWTLATFETHYALRFPVNVVAYGLIVASTWVALAMARARERERRQAVLEADLAQAELRALKMQVRPHFLFNALHAVGATVRKGEADQAVTMLGQLGDLLRSSFETDGATEVPLAREVDMLDRYLALENVRVGPRLTVMWEVDEAARAVRVPAWTLQPLVENAVKHAVASHSGAARITVRAAVEGGRLRLAVEDDGPGAESEANIGLRPSTGVGLANTRARLHALYGDAATLILRPRDGGGMVAEVVLPIDP; this comes from the coding sequence ATGGCGCTTCCGGCCTCCGCTCCGTCCGTCTCTGTCGCCCGCACGCTGGAGGAGCCACGTGCTCCGTGGCCCTACACCCGCGCGGCGGTGGTCGTGGCGGCGTTGTGGGCCGTCCCCGCCGTCATCGCGCTCGGCCAGATCTCGATCGAGCAGACGCTCGCGGGTGAGCCCGTCGCGTGGCGCCTCGCGCTGTGGACGACCCTCCCCAACTGGCTCCTCTGGGCGCTGCTGACGCCGCCCGTGGTGTGGCTGGCGGCTCGGGTCGGACCCCAGGAGCCAGTGTGGCAGATCGTCGCGGCTCACGTCGCGGGCGCCGCCGTCGCGCTCGGCGTCCACGCGGCCGGCAACGTGGCCGCGTTCCGATTCGCGGGGCTCCCGAGCGACTGGACGCTCGCGACGTTCGAGACGCACTACGCCTTGCGGTTTCCCGTCAACGTGGTCGCCTACGGGCTGATCGTGGCCTCGACGTGGGTGGCGTTGGCGATGGCTCGGGCCCGCGAGCGGGAGCGCCGCCAGGCCGTCCTCGAAGCCGACCTCGCGCAGGCCGAACTGCGGGCACTCAAGATGCAGGTCCGCCCGCACTTCCTGTTCAACGCCCTGCACGCCGTCGGCGCGACGGTGCGGAAGGGGGAGGCGGACCAGGCGGTCACGATGCTCGGGCAACTCGGCGACCTGCTCCGGTCGAGCTTCGAGACCGACGGCGCGACCGAGGTGCCGCTGGCCCGCGAGGTGGACATGCTGGACCGCTACCTCGCCCTGGAGAACGTCCGCGTGGGCCCGCGGCTGACGGTCATGTGGGAGGTGGACGAGGCCGCGCGCGCCGTCCGCGTGCCGGCGTGGACGCTCCAGCCGCTGGTCGAGAACGCCGTGAAGCACGCCGTCGCATCGCACTCGGGGGCGGCGCGCATCACGGTCCGCGCGGCCGTCGAGGGCGGGCGCCTCCGGCTGGCCGTCGAGGACGACGGGCCGGGGGCGGAGAGTGAGGCGAACATCGGGCTTCGCCCCTCCACGGGAGTCGGCCTCGCCAACACCCGCGCGCGGCTCCACGCGCTCTACGGGGACGCCGCGACGCTCATCCTCCGTCCGCGGGACGGGGGCGGGATGGTCGCGGAGGTCGTGCTGCCCATCGACCCGTGA
- a CDS encoding S9 family peptidase produces the protein MRRLLLLVLLASAAAAQPPDGLAGRWSGAAIYDGTTPRLFDLEFAVDGDRLETVLTMTYNGHERFGYDFTFAAEGPLDGVLTSGLFGEMRLLVDLDEGTLRGTVTADDGAASPVFLQRILDYDLPTYTLAEVSFVAGADTLAGALILPDAPPPYPAAVIVPGRGFGQTRGAGAAWGTILARNGIAALVFDARGTGASTGDDSLTTGAQRVEDLSAALDLLRARPEIRPDAVGVLSNSAGGWVTPLALAGRDDVAFWVSLVGPAESLADQQGHTTTGLMRRSDQTFSEADYQAAFDFQSALVRLAWRDAPWTEMEPLVAEARDQPWAEFALLPEGPDDADLRYYRLHAAYETDVALARITAPTYAVYASDDFIVKPSENIPKLRAAFAEAGNEDLTVVLLEGANHSLGRTGAVVGEGDWPQRWTRLWTRPPELYTGVVAWVRETVGLAD, from the coding sequence ATGCGCCGACTGCTTCTCCTCGTTCTCCTCGCCTCAGCCGCAGCCGCCCAGCCACCCGACGGCCTGGCGGGGCGCTGGTCCGGGGCCGCGATCTACGATGGAACCACCCCGCGCCTCTTCGACCTCGAGTTCGCCGTCGACGGCGACCGCCTCGAAACGGTCCTGACGATGACGTACAACGGCCACGAGCGCTTCGGGTACGACTTCACGTTCGCTGCCGAGGGCCCGCTCGACGGGGTCCTCACGAGCGGGCTCTTCGGCGAGATGCGCCTGCTCGTCGATCTCGACGAGGGGACGCTTCGGGGGACTGTCACCGCCGACGACGGGGCGGCGTCGCCCGTCTTCCTCCAGCGGATTCTCGACTACGACCTGCCGACGTACACGCTCGCTGAGGTCTCGTTCGTGGCGGGGGCCGACACCCTCGCGGGCGCTCTCATCCTGCCGGACGCGCCGCCCCCCTACCCGGCCGCCGTCATCGTCCCCGGCCGGGGCTTCGGGCAGACACGCGGTGCCGGGGCTGCCTGGGGCACGATACTGGCCCGCAACGGCATCGCCGCGCTCGTCTTCGACGCCCGTGGGACCGGCGCCTCGACCGGGGACGACTCGCTCACGACCGGCGCCCAGCGCGTCGAGGACCTCAGCGCCGCGCTCGACCTCCTCCGGGCACGTCCAGAGATCCGTCCCGATGCCGTCGGCGTCCTCTCCAACAGCGCGGGCGGCTGGGTCACGCCTCTCGCCCTCGCAGGTCGCGACGACGTGGCGTTCTGGGTCTCGCTCGTCGGCCCGGCCGAGTCGCTGGCCGACCAGCAGGGGCACACCACGACGGGCCTGATGCGCCGGTCGGACCAGACGTTCTCCGAGGCCGACTATCAGGCGGCGTTCGACTTCCAGTCGGCCCTCGTCCGCCTCGCGTGGCGAGACGCTCCGTGGACCGAGATGGAGCCCCTCGTGGCCGAGGCCCGCGATCAGCCGTGGGCCGAGTTCGCCCTGCTCCCCGAGGGCCCCGACGACGCCGACCTGCGCTACTACCGACTCCACGCAGCATACGAGACCGACGTCGCGCTCGCTCGCATCACCGCCCCGACGTACGCGGTCTACGCCTCCGACGACTTCATCGTCAAACCATCGGAGAACATCCCCAAGCTGCGGGCGGCCTTCGCGGAGGCGGGCAACGAGGACCTCACAGTCGTGCTGCTCGAGGGCGCCAACCACTCCCTCGGACGGACCGGAGCGGTCGTCGGCGAGGGCGACTGGCCGCAGCGATGGACGCGACTCTGGACAAGGCCGCCAGAGCTGTACACGGGCGTCGTCGCCTGGGTCCGTGAGACCGTCGGACTGGCAGACTAG
- a CDS encoding DUF3098 domain-containing protein → MASRSTRRSPSPTPRTTTRGVTTMPFDRLNYRMLLGAVGLIVLGYALMMVDNATSANPVDSALSLIVAPLLLLGGYLGVAAAVLWGVPRDVAPEPAASTEPAEA, encoded by the coding sequence ATGGCCTCCCGCTCCACGCGCCGCTCCCCCTCCCCGACGCCCCGCACCACCACGCGCGGCGTCACGACGATGCCGTTCGACCGGCTCAACTACCGGATGCTGCTCGGCGCCGTCGGCCTGATCGTGCTCGGCTACGCGCTCATGATGGTCGACAACGCCACGAGCGCCAACCCGGTCGACAGCGCGCTCTCGCTGATCGTGGCGCCGCTGCTGCTGCTGGGCGGCTACCTGGGCGTGGCCGCGGCCGTGCTGTGGGGCGTTCCACGCGACGTGGCCCCCGAGCCCGCTGCTTCGACGGAGCCCGCCGAGGCGTGA
- a CDS encoding exo-beta-N-acetylmuramidase NamZ domain-containing protein yields the protein MLTTTRRTMTLSSLLLLLSLAACLGDAPQPSPRPPSVVPSPPVSTGAQRLVDDGFGTLDGMRVGLVTNHTARVDTADGGPGHLIDRLHAAPNVTVGALFGPEHGIRGDAEAGAGVSGGVDATTGAPVYSLYGRSKKPTQAQLRGLDVLVFDMQDVGARFYTYISTMGYAMQAAAEAGIPFVVLDRPNPIGDRVEGFLMETAHESFVGLFRIPVTHGLTVGELARMIVGEELIGGVRDLDLRVVEMAGYARGMAWEDAGLPWVPPSPNIPDVETARVYPGTALFEGTTASEGRGTRVPFTHVGAPWADADVLAAELNGAGLAGVRFEPARFTPVDLPGQATNPKWEGREIGGVRLIVTDPEAFLPLATGVYVVDAIYRQAGSSARRDFFKADWMAKLTGSHRLRRALQSGTPPAEVVAQWRTEAALFDQTAAPYRLYD from the coding sequence ATGCTGACCACCACACGCCGGACGATGACGCTCTCCTCCCTCCTCCTGCTGCTTTCGCTGGCCGCCTGCCTCGGCGACGCGCCCCAGCCGTCCCCCCGCCCCCCGTCCGTCGTCCCCAGCCCCCCCGTCTCGACCGGCGCCCAGCGGCTGGTGGACGATGGATTCGGGACGCTCGACGGGATGCGGGTCGGGCTGGTGACGAACCACACGGCGCGGGTCGATACGGCGGACGGTGGGCCGGGGCACCTGATCGACCGGCTCCACGCGGCACCGAACGTGACCGTCGGGGCGCTGTTCGGGCCGGAGCATGGCATCCGCGGCGACGCCGAGGCGGGCGCAGGCGTCTCGGGCGGCGTCGACGCCACGACGGGCGCGCCGGTCTACAGCCTGTACGGCCGCTCGAAAAAGCCGACCCAGGCGCAGCTCCGCGGCCTGGACGTGCTCGTGTTCGACATGCAGGATGTTGGCGCGCGGTTCTACACCTACATCTCGACGATGGGCTACGCCATGCAGGCGGCCGCCGAGGCGGGCATCCCGTTCGTCGTGCTCGACCGACCCAACCCCATCGGCGACCGCGTCGAGGGGTTCCTGATGGAGACCGCCCACGAGTCGTTCGTCGGCCTGTTCCGGATCCCGGTCACGCACGGGCTGACGGTCGGCGAGCTGGCCCGGATGATCGTCGGCGAGGAGTTGATCGGGGGCGTCCGCGACCTTGACCTGCGCGTGGTCGAGATGGCGGGCTATGCCCGCGGGATGGCCTGGGAGGACGCCGGGCTCCCGTGGGTACCGCCGTCGCCCAACATCCCCGACGTGGAGACGGCGCGCGTCTACCCCGGCACGGCGCTCTTCGAGGGGACGACGGCGAGCGAGGGCCGCGGCACGCGCGTCCCGTTCACCCACGTCGGCGCCCCGTGGGCCGACGCCGACGTGCTGGCAGCGGAGTTGAACGGTGCCGGCCTGGCGGGCGTCCGCTTCGAGCCCGCGCGCTTCACGCCGGTCGACCTCCCCGGCCAGGCGACCAACCCGAAGTGGGAGGGCCGCGAGATCGGCGGCGTGCGCCTCATCGTCACCGACCCGGAGGCGTTCCTCCCCCTCGCGACCGGCGTCTACGTCGTGGACGCGATCTACCGGCAGGCCGGCTCGTCAGCCCGGCGCGACTTCTTCAAGGCCGACTGGATGGCGAAGCTGACGGGGTCGCATCGCCTCCGCCGCGCGCTCCAGTCCGGGACGCCGCCTGCCGAGGTCGTCGCCCAGTGGCGCACCGAGGCAGCGCTGTTCGACCAGACCGCGGCACCGTACCGGCTCTACGACTAA